A single uncultured Methanobrevibacter sp. DNA region contains:
- a CDS encoding UPF0104 family protein yields the protein MDKKSAIFIIVSFLILIVMFHFIGIENIIDALKTANLALIVLAIVIQIFTYFLYTLRWKLVNDSVNIKASFRSLLPMMMVGLAVNNITPSGRGGGEPVRAYILSRDEGYDLKDTFAGVVADRVLDTFPFIVLAAITIVAMLLYFEIPTWLVVVLVLSVIGILVVLGILIYLCINPGFGSRLEKFIFRIVNRFYKKSSEDLEKSIHDNIFGFQKTMSMLLLNKNLLYYTIPLSFLIWIFEILRVYIVFLAFGASLNVIVIGEVFIIASLVGMIPLLPGGLGAVDGIMIGFYSKAGISLSLAGPVTLIERLISFWMATIIGLVILPYYGSSVLEKISVGSSAEQLDKSINDED from the coding sequence ATGGATAAAAAATCTGCCATTTTTATTATAGTTAGTTTTTTAATTTTAATAGTAATGTTCCATTTCATTGGAATTGAAAATATCATAGATGCTTTAAAAACCGCTAATTTAGCTTTAATAGTTTTGGCTATTGTTATACAGATATTCACTTATTTTTTATACACTCTGCGTTGGAAACTGGTCAATGATTCGGTAAATATCAAGGCCAGCTTCAGAAGTCTGCTTCCTATGATGATGGTTGGGCTTGCAGTCAACAACATCACTCCTTCAGGTCGTGGTGGAGGAGAGCCTGTCAGGGCATATATCTTATCTAGGGATGAGGGTTATGACTTAAAGGATACCTTTGCAGGTGTTGTGGCAGATAGGGTTTTGGATACATTCCCGTTCATTGTTCTTGCAGCGATAACCATTGTTGCAATGCTTTTGTACTTTGAAATTCCTACATGGCTGGTTGTCGTATTGGTATTGTCCGTAATCGGAATTCTTGTGGTTTTGGGAATTCTTATTTATCTATGCATAAATCCTGGTTTTGGAAGCCGTCTTGAGAAATTCATTTTCAGAATCGTCAACAGATTCTATAAGAAAAGTTCCGAGGATTTGGAAAAAAGCATTCATGACAACATCTTCGGTTTTCAGAAAACCATGTCCATGCTGCTTTTAAACAAGAATCTTTTGTATTATACAATTCCATTGTCCTTTTTGATTTGGATTTTTGAGATTTTAAGGGTATATATTGTATTTCTGGCATTCGGAGCTTCCCTGAACGTGATTGTCATAGGTGAAGTATTCATTATTGCTTCTCTTGTAGGTATGATTCCACTTCTTCCAGGAGGTCTTGGAGCAGTTGACGGTATAATGATTGGTTTTTACTCAAAAGCAGGTATTTCACTTTCACTTGCAGGACCTGTAACATTGATTGAAAGGCTGATTTCATTCTGGATGGCTACAATCATCGGTCTGGTAATTCTTCCTTATTACGGTTCATCCGTTTTGGAAAAGATATCTGTCGGCTCATCTGCTGAACAGCTTGACAAGTCCATAAATGATGAAGATTAA